Below is a genomic region from Tenuifilum sp. 4138str.
ATTTTTATTACGCGTTATATTGTTTTAAAGGTTGATGTAACTTGTAGGTTACTCACCTTTAGTTTGAGTTTCCTTTATCTTAATGTCCTTAACTATTTTCACAGCTGAGCTACCGGTAAGCTTTCCGTAGGTTTCTTCATCAATCATCATTACCGGTGCAAGCGAACAGCATCCTAAGCAGGCTACTGTTTCGAGCGTAAATAGCTTATCGGGCGTGGTTTCACCGTCGTTTACCTTAAGGGCCTCTTTCAGGGCTGTTGAAATGGCATCGGCGCCCTGAACGTGGCATGCAGTGCCATGGCAAACCTTAATGATATGCTTACCAACCGGCGATAGGCGAAATTGTGCGTAGAATGTAGCCACACCATACATATCGCTCAGGGTTAAGCCGGTTTCATGGGCAATTAGCTCAAAGGCAGAGCGGGGAATATAGCCGTAAATGGACTGCACCCCTTGTAGCAATGGGATTAAATTTCCTTTTTTCCCCTTATACTTTTTGATAAGTGGCTCAATCAGCGCTAAATCGACTTCATCGGCAGGAATGCTACTTGCTGGTTTTGTGAGTATACGTTGAACTCGCATGGTTAAGAATGATTAGATATTCAATGTTTTAGGTTGATATGAAAACATATTGATTACTCAATACAAAAAAAAGACTTTTTTGGTTTGGTTGTTCTATTCATGGGCAATAAAAGGGGATGTTTTTCAAAGCGAAAAACGGAGCACAAGGCAATGGGCCTCATGCTCCGTTTGTTACAAAACTATAGGTTAGCGCAAATAGTTTTCATCTCAAATCATTTAAACTACACCCTGAGCAATCATGGCATCGGCAACTTTAACAAAACCACCGATGTTAGCGCCATCAACGTAGTTGATAAATCCATCCTCCTTGGTTCCGTATTTACGGCATGTTTCATGGATGTTTATCATGATTTGTTGCAGGCGTTGATCAACCTCCTCGCGTGTCCATGACATGCGAAGAGAGTTTTGCGACATCTCAAGCCCCGAGGTGGCTACACCACCGGCATTGGCGGCTTTACCCGGGCCGTAAAGAATTTTGGCGTTTAGGAAAACATCCACAGCCTCGGGGGTTGAAGGCATGTTGGCTCCTTCCGATACACAGAAGCAACCGTTACGAACAAGCGTTCTTGCCTCCTCGCCGTTAATTTCGTTCTGAGTGGCCGATGGCAATGCAATATCGCATTTAATACCCCATGGGCGCTCTGCTGGGAAGTAGTCGCAGCCATACTTTTCGGCATACTCCTTAATACGGCCGCGTTTCTCGTTCTTCAGCCACATCACAAATTTTAGTTTTTCGTTGTCAATTCCCTTAGGATCGTAGATAAATCCATCGGAATCGGAAAGGGTAACAACCTTGCCTCCAAGCTCGTTAACCTTTTCAACGGTGTACTGGGCAACATTGCCTGAACCCGAAACGGCAACAATTTTATCCTTAAAGCTTTCGCCACGGGTTTTAAGCATCTCCTGGGCAAAGTAAACGTTGCCGTAACCGGTAGCCTCAGGGCGAATGAGCGAGCCGCCCCACTTTAAACCCTTGCCTGTGAGCACACCGGTAAACTCATTCACTATGCGCTTGTACTGGCCAAACAGGTAGCCAATTTCACGTCCACCTACGCCGATATCACCTGCAGGCACGTCGGTGTCGGGGCCAATGTGGCGGTATAGCTCGGTCATAAAGCTTTGGCAGAAACGCATTACCTCTTTGTCGCTCTTCCCTTTGGGGTCGAAATCAGAGCCACCCTTGCCGCCACCCATTGGTAACGATGTTAGGCTATTCTTGAAAACCTGCTCAAATGCTAAAAACTTCAGAATACTCAAATTTACCGTGGGGTGGAAACGCAATCCGCCCTTGTAGGGGCCAATGGCGCTGTTCATCTCAATGCGGTAACCCCGGTTAACCTGAATGTTCCCCTTGTCGTCAATCCAGGGAACCCTGAAAATTACTATGCGCTCTGGTTCAGTGATGCGCTCAAGGATTTTTTCATCCTGGTAAATTGGATTCTCATCAATGTAGGGCATTATGCTCTCAATTACCTCGCGGGCAGCCTGATGGAACTCGGGCTCATTAGGGTTGCGGGCAATTAAGCCTGCCATAAAGTTGTTCACTTTTTCCTGTAAAGCAACGTTTTTCATATTGTATTAGTTTGGTTGGTTAAACATGAAAATCTGAATGGAAAATTAAGACCTTTTTTAAGCGATGTAAATAGATGTGATTAAAAAACAGCGAATTACGGAAGTGTCTTCTACGTGAAACACGTAGGCCGATTACGAGTATTTCTTATTTTGCCTAAATAATTTGACTTTATTGCGTGGTATACCTAAATTACAGGTTGAATTTGAAGGATAAAGGCTAAAACGTGAATCGTGAACCGTGAACCGTTAAACGGGATAGAACGATATGCAATACCACCTGTATTTACGAAGGATAAAGGTTCGAGGTTTAAAGTTCAAGGTTAAAGGATAAAGGATAAAGGTTAATGGATAAAGATAAAAGTTGGATACGATGAATAACAGCAAGCCAAATCCCGAGGAGTTTTACCGCCTACTAGCTCAAAGCAAGGAACGGTTAAAGGAGTTGAATGCCATTAATAGCGTTATCAATATTACCAAGGAAAACAGACCAATTCCTGAGACCCTCCACAGGGTTTGCTTTGTTTTACCCGATGCCTGGCAGTATCCGGAACACACTGTGGCCCGAATAAAATACGGGCAGTATGAGTTCCAAACCTTTGGATTTAAGGAAACCCCATGGTGTCAACGTCAGGGTTTTGAAAGCATCGACGGTGTCTTTGGGGCAATTGAAATTTTTTATACTAAACAGTTCCCCGATGAGTTTGAAGGGCCTTTCCTGAAGGAAGAGCGAGACCTGCTTAATAATATTGCCAACATTATTGAAGGCTACATCAACAGTATAAAGGGGCGGGATGTTTTAAAGGAAAAAACACAAGCTAAACGCAAGCCCGATCTCGCTGAGTCCCAAAGCAAAAGACTACTACAACGGTTTATAAACCAGCATAATGCCGATAGGGATATTTACCACGACCTGATGCCCTTTAAGGTTCACGAGATATTGCTTATCTCCACCCTTTACGATGCATACAGCATTGAGCGCGAGGATAGGCTAACCGATAACATACTTGGCGAATATTCCAAGTTGAGCCTCTCAAGCGTGCCCCGTATTACAGGGGTATCAACACTGGACGAAGCCCTGGAGAAGCTCGAGGAGCGATACTTTAACCTTATCATTATCATGATGGGGGCCGATACGGTTACCCCCTTACGTATGGCTTCACGTATTAAGGGCGAGTACAAGCATATTCCCCTTTACCTGCTTGTTAACAACAGCATTATTGTTAATGAGATTGAGAAAAACCCCAATACCATTGAGGGGGTCGATAGAATTTTTGTATGGAATGGCGAGCCCAAGATATTCTTCTCAATGATAAAGCTGCTTGAGGATCGCGCCAATATTGAAAACGATACCCGAATAGCCTTAACGCGCGTTATTTTGCTGGTAGAGGATTCCCCAAAATACTACTCGCGATACCTGCCACTACTGTATGGCTCGGTGTTAGACCAAACCAAGCGGGTTATTGAGGACGTAAGCACCGATGATCTTTACAAGGTGCTGCGTATCCGAATTCGTCCAAAAATTCTTTTGGCTGGCACATACGAGGAGGCCATTGACCTTTTCACCCGTTACAAGGATTACATGCTTTGCATGATTTCCGATGTAAAGTTTTACCGCGATGGCAGACTCGACGAAAATGCCGGTGTCCGGTTGGTTGAGCATGCCCGTAAGATGCTCCCCGATTTGCCAATAATCCTTCAATCGTTCGAAAAATCGAACGAGGCCATTGCCTATAAGCTAAAGGTTGCTTTTTTGGACAAAAACTCGGAGAGTTTGCTCAACGATATTAAAAGTTTTTTGAGCAACTATCTTGGTTTTGGCGATTTTGTTTTTAAAGACGAGGCTGGGAATCCCATTGCCATTGCAACAACCATGGAGGAGTTTGAGCGCGCGCTGCGTATCATACCCGATGAGAGCTTACTTTACCATGCCCAAAAAAACCACTTCTCCATGTGGCTCTCGGCACGAGGCGAGATACAGGTGGCCCGTATCATTCACCCGTCAAAGATTGACGATTTTTCCGGCCCATCCGAGATCCGGGAGTACCTGCTTAGTACCTTGAAAAAATACCGCCAGGAGAAACGACGTGGCAAGATTGTAGGTTTTGAAACCAACTGGGAGGTTGATTCCAGCAATATTGTTAGCCTTGCCGATGGTTCGGTTGGGGGCAAGGGTCGAGGGCTTGCTTTTATCAATACCCTGCTCTACACCTTCGATATTTCGCAGTATACTCCTAATATCAACCTGCTTACACCCCGAACTTCAATAATTGGCACCAATGAGTTTGAGTGCTTCATGGCACGCAATGGGCTATACGATAAGGTGTTTGCTTGCAAAAGCTTTGAGGAGCTGCAAAGGCATTTTATAAAGGCCGAGCTTTCGGATCAGCTAAAGCTTAGGCTCGACAGGCTCTTGCAGATTTACTACAGGCCGCTGGCTGTGCGTTCATCGGGTATGCTTGAGGATTCAATCATGCAGCCCTTTGCCGGGGTATTTGAAACCTACCTTATCCCAAATGCTCATCCCGACAGGAGCGTCAGGCTACAGCGCCTGATGAATGCCATTAAGCTGGTTTACGCATCGGTATTTTCCCCAACGGCAAGGGCTTACATTAAAGCCATGAATCTTAGAGTAGAGGATGAGAAAATGGCCGTGATCATTCAGGAGGTTGTGGGCAATAAGTTTGAGAACTACTACTATCCACACATCAGTGGGGTAGCCCAATCGCATAACTACTACCCGTTTGGGCACATCAACCCCGACGATGGATTTGCCAACATTGCCATAGGTTTGGGGAAACACGTGGTGGAGGGAGGTCGCTCATACCGGTTTTGCCCAAAATATCCAACGTTGGTCAACTATACCATGGAGGACCTGATTAAAAATTCACAGGTCGATTTTCTGGCAGTTGACCTCAGCAAGTGCGATTACGACTTGCTAACCGGCGATGAAGCAGGACTTGCCCGCCTCGACCTCTACGAGGCCGAAAGGCATGGAACCCTCAAGCATTGTGCTTCGGTTTACAGCTCCGAGAACTCCTCGCTCATTCCGGGTATAGGGCAATCGGGGCCAAGGGTGGTAAACTTTGCCAATATCCTAAAGTATAGCTACGTACCCCTTTCCCAAACCATCGATGTTTTACTCGATATTGTTGAGGAAGCTCTTGGGGCTCCCTGCGAGATTGAGTTTGCCGTTGACCTTAACCGCGATGTTAACTTTAGGTCATCGTTCTTCCTGCTTCAGATAAAGCCGCTAATGGCCAGCGCTCAGGAATATAGGCTCGATATTAACACTATTGATCGGGCTGAAGCCATTTTGCTCTCCAATAATGCAATGGGGAATGGACACCTGACAAATATTGAGGATATTGTATATATCCGCCGCGAGGCATTCAATAAGGCAATGACTTTGGAAATGGCTAGCGAGGTGGAATGGCTCAACAATACACTTGAGGACGAAGGGCGTAAGTATATCCTTATAGGGCCTGGTCGGTGGGGAACTCGCGACAGGTGGATAGGTATTCCGGTTGCATGGTCGCAAATTTGCAATGCCAAGGTTATTGTGGAGACCAGCTTTGAGGATTTTCCTCTCGATGCCTCTTACGGCTCACACTTCTTTCACAACGTTATCTCAATGAATGTGGGTTACTGTTCTGTTCCCAATGGCGACTCATTCTCCCGTATCGATTGGGAACTGCTCGATAGCCTACCTGCGGTTAATGAAACAACATTTTTCCGGCATGTACGCTTCCCAAAACCTTTGGATGTTAAAATGGATGGCACACAACGGTTGATTGTGGTGACTTCAAAAGTCTAAAACATTTTTGTAGTTTACTAAAACTCATGTGTTGTAAATGATAAAAAATTCTCTACTATCTGGCTAAAGTTTTAAGTAAAGTAATAACACTTATTTAGTATATCCTCCACTAGGAATAGCAAATGATGGGGGTTGTTTTTTAAAATCACTTTATCGCTAACGGCGAAAGGAAATTCTATTACCGCGAAGCGGTTAAACTCTAGTAATAGAAATAGAAAATAGAATACTTCAAATTCCTCGTAGAAGATAAAGATTTTAAATGGTCGGTTCTAAAAAAAGTAATATTAGATATTACATTTTAATGAAATTAATATAATTTTAACTGCAAAATTCATAAATCCAAAAAAAACATTTATGAGGCGGTTAAACTTGCTATTGATTTGCTTTGCAATAGCTATTAGCTCATTGAACGCTAATGCACAGTTTTCATCGGAGGTGCGATTAGCCAATGTTGATCTAAACTACACAAACGACAAAGTGCAGGTTCTTTACAAATTGATAAATGGTAAAGAAACTGACAGATATGTTGTGTGGGTTGAGTTTTATAACGAAAAGAATCAAAAGTTGGATGCTAAAACATTACAAGGTGATATAAACCTTGTGGTTAAGGGTATTGGGGAAAAGAAAATAACATGGGACGCTAAAGCAGATGGTTTAGTGCTAAATGAGAAGATTACTGCAAGGGTTTGTGCAAAACTTATACCCGATGCAAGTATAGGAAAAGCCTTTGCTTACTCTACCCTTTTTCCTGGAGCTGGGGATTATCAGTTCAAGCATGGGAAACCTTACTGGTTAAAGGGTGCACTAGCATATGGCTTAATAGGTGGCTCAATTGCAACATACTCCATGTCAAACAGTGCCTATGATCGGTATCTGAATTCCAACTTGCCACACACCGAGGATCCAAACTATAAAACGGCACAGCAGTACCGCCAAATCTCGCTGATTATGGCCGGGGCAGGAGCTGCAATGTGGCTGCTCGATTATGCTGGCATTATTTCAAAAGCATCAAAGCATAAGAATATTAAGCCCCAATCGGTGATAACCGATAACGGTTACAGGCTATATGCAGCAACCTCACCTGCTAAACCTATAAACACACGTAGTTTACCGCCCAACCTCTTTGCCGACCTCGAATTTATTGATGATAATAGAAACGGAATACTTGAAAACAGAGAAGGCGCAAAGCTAAAAATCACCCTGAGCAACCATGGCGGGGGCGATGCCATGCTGCTCGAGGTGAACGTAGCCTCGAATGTTACCGATAAGAGTCTTAAGATAGGCAATGCCAGCCAAAGGATTAACGTTTTAAGGCCCAAGGAGAGCAAGGAGATTATTATTCCTATAACCACTGATATCGACCTGAAAACCGCTACCCACAGGCTTGCCATTAACGTGAGCGAGCATTACGGCTACGATATGGAACCTGCATACCTTGTGCTTAACACATATGCCTACCAACCTCCGCAGTTTTCTATTTCAGGTTACGAAATTATTGATGCTGGTATTGGTACCATGGCCATAAAATCGGATGGAAAATTACAGGCTGGCGAGCAGGTAAAGGTTAAGCTAGTTGTGCAAAACACAGGGCAAGGGGTAGCCAACAATGCTGTTTACACCATTACAACCACCGACCCCAATATATTTTTAGAAGATGTGAACGGTAAGCTTGGAGATATTCAGCCGGGCGAGGTGAAAGAGATTTACTTCACCCTTAGCCCCAACCGCAGGGTGACCATCAAGGAGAATCTGCCCATATTCCTAAGTATAGTGGAGGATATCGGTAGAGGAAACTTAAAAAACAAACAGCTACCCATTGCGCTCGACCAAACCCCGCCAAAACCAAATATTGTTGAGGTAAAATCGGATGTGGAGTCGCTTAGGAAGAGTGTTGCCCGTTTTGAGTACACCTCAAACAAGTTTAGGGCAAATATTGCCAATGTGGTAAATATTTCCACAGTAGCTCCATCGCAAACCAAGCGGCCAAACTCTGTGGGTATAGTAATTGGGGTTGCAAATTACAAAGAACTACCACCTGCCCCCTATGCCGATAACGATGCTAAGATTATGAAGAATTATTTTGAGAAGGTTTTGGGAGTTGAGCAGGTGTTGCTGTTTACCAACGAGCAGGTGGCAGGATTCTTTTTTGATGATATTTTTAACCCCGATATTGGGGAGCTTCGCAAGGCCATTGTAAAGGGCGAAACCGAAGTGTTTGTATTCTATTCGGGCCACGGAGTCCCCGATAAGGAAGGTAAAAATATTTACCTATTCCCCAGCGATGGCAGGATAGCCCGACTGGAAACCCAGGGCTACAATATTGAGAAGCTTTACGAGAACCTGAGCAAACTGGGCGCAAAGCACGTGACTGTTATACTCGATGCCTGCTTTAGCGGTGCATCGCGCAGTTCGGTTAAGGTTGCCACCGAGAACCTGATTGCACAGAAAGGGGTTAAGGTTAGGCCCAAGAATACATGGCTTTCCGACCCCGGCTTTACTGTAATCACTTCGTCAACTGGCGAGGAAACTTCGCTGGGGTTCGACGAATCCGAAACGGGTCTATTCACCTACTACCTTGCAGCTGGCTTGCAGGGTGCTGCTGATGCTAACGGTGATAAGGTGATCACCCTAGGCGAACTTAGAGAATACGTTGTTAACAACGTTAAGGAAACCTCAACTAAAATCCTTGGAACACAAACACCGATGTTCCATGGTGATGATAATTTGGTGATGGCCATTTACTAAAAGCATTAAAAAGTATGAAAAGATTAGCATACGTAACATTACTAATCCTTTCAGTTGGCCTTTTCTTGACCTGCCAAGAGTTTGAGATTAAACCAGCGACCAAGGTGGAGACCGGCACGGCAACCCCTTTGGCAACCTCCATAACGGTTAACGCCAAAATTATTGAGCTTAGCGGCGAGGGTAATACCGACCATGGGTTCTGCTACGCCACGCACGATAATCCTACTGTAAACGATGGTAAATTGAGTAAGGGAATCCCTAAAGTAGGGGATTTTACTGGCGAAATAGATGGCCTTGCTGTAAATACACGTTACTACATCAGAGCCTACTGCAATTCGCAACAAGGTGTTGTTTATGGCAAGTCAGTATCAGTTAAAACTCTTGATGGACAGCCAACTATAACCACAGCTGAGATAACAGACATAACCTCTACCTCAGCGGTAAGCGGTGGAAGCATTACCTCCGATGGTGGCGCACCAATTACCGCTCGGGGTGTGGTGTGGAGCACCAGCCAGAACCCAACCATTGAAACCAACCTTGGAGTAACCTCCAACGGCACAGGAATAGGCACATTTACCAGTAGCCTAACCAGCCTCCAACCCGGAACGGTTTACTACGTTCGGGCCTACGCCACCAACAGCGTGGGCACTGTTTACGGCAACCAGCAAACCTTTACAACACACGATGGTTTACCAGTATTAACCACAGCCGCAGTAACCAGCATTACCGCTACCACTGCCACTAGTGGTGGCAATATCACCTCCGATGGCGGTTTTGACATTACCGCCCGGGGCGTGGTTTGGAGTGCATCCGAAAACCCCACTACCACAAGTAACCTTGGCGTAACGTCCGACGGTGCTGGCACGGGTAGTTACACCAGTAGCCTAACCAACCTTCAACCCGGCACGGTTTACTACGTTCGGGCGTACGCCACCAACAGCGTGGGTACTGCATACGGCAACCAGTTATCATTTACAACACAAGATGGAGTTATTGCCTTAACTACTACTGAAGTGACCAGCATAACTCCAACCTCGGCGGTTAGCGGTGGAAGTATTACCTCCGATGGCGGTGCGCCAATTACCGCTCGGGGTATAGTTTGGAGCACAACCGAGAACCCAACCACCAGCAGCAACCTTGGCATGACAACCGATGGAACAGGAACGGGAAACTTCAGCAGTAACCTAACGAACCTTCAACCCGGCACGGTTTACTACGTTCGTGCGTACGCCACCAACAGCGTGGGGACTATTTACGGCAACCAGCAAACCTTTACCACTCAAT
It encodes:
- the nuoE gene encoding NADH-quinone oxidoreductase subunit NuoE — its product is MRVQRILTKPASSIPADEVDLALIEPLIKKYKGKKGNLIPLLQGVQSIYGYIPRSAFELIAHETGLTLSDMYGVATFYAQFRLSPVGKHIIKVCHGTACHVQGADAISTALKEALKVNDGETTPDKLFTLETVACLGCCSLAPVMMIDEETYGKLTGSSAVKIVKDIKIKETQTKGE
- the gdhA gene encoding NADP-specific glutamate dehydrogenase, with the protein product MKNVALQEKVNNFMAGLIARNPNEPEFHQAAREVIESIMPYIDENPIYQDEKILERITEPERIVIFRVPWIDDKGNIQVNRGYRIEMNSAIGPYKGGLRFHPTVNLSILKFLAFEQVFKNSLTSLPMGGGKGGSDFDPKGKSDKEVMRFCQSFMTELYRHIGPDTDVPAGDIGVGGREIGYLFGQYKRIVNEFTGVLTGKGLKWGGSLIRPEATGYGNVYFAQEMLKTRGESFKDKIVAVSGSGNVAQYTVEKVNELGGKVVTLSDSDGFIYDPKGIDNEKLKFVMWLKNEKRGRIKEYAEKYGCDYFPAERPWGIKCDIALPSATQNEINGEEARTLVRNGCFCVSEGANMPSTPEAVDVFLNAKILYGPGKAANAGGVATSGLEMSQNSLRMSWTREEVDQRLQQIMINIHETCRKYGTKEDGFINYVDGANIGGFVKVADAMIAQGVV
- a CDS encoding PEP/pyruvate-binding domain-containing protein; this translates as MNNSKPNPEEFYRLLAQSKERLKELNAINSVINITKENRPIPETLHRVCFVLPDAWQYPEHTVARIKYGQYEFQTFGFKETPWCQRQGFESIDGVFGAIEIFYTKQFPDEFEGPFLKEERDLLNNIANIIEGYINSIKGRDVLKEKTQAKRKPDLAESQSKRLLQRFINQHNADRDIYHDLMPFKVHEILLISTLYDAYSIEREDRLTDNILGEYSKLSLSSVPRITGVSTLDEALEKLEERYFNLIIIMMGADTVTPLRMASRIKGEYKHIPLYLLVNNSIIVNEIEKNPNTIEGVDRIFVWNGEPKIFFSMIKLLEDRANIENDTRIALTRVILLVEDSPKYYSRYLPLLYGSVLDQTKRVIEDVSTDDLYKVLRIRIRPKILLAGTYEEAIDLFTRYKDYMLCMISDVKFYRDGRLDENAGVRLVEHARKMLPDLPIILQSFEKSNEAIAYKLKVAFLDKNSESLLNDIKSFLSNYLGFGDFVFKDEAGNPIAIATTMEEFERALRIIPDESLLYHAQKNHFSMWLSARGEIQVARIIHPSKIDDFSGPSEIREYLLSTLKKYRQEKRRGKIVGFETNWEVDSSNIVSLADGSVGGKGRGLAFINTLLYTFDISQYTPNINLLTPRTSIIGTNEFECFMARNGLYDKVFACKSFEELQRHFIKAELSDQLKLRLDRLLQIYYRPLAVRSSGMLEDSIMQPFAGVFETYLIPNAHPDRSVRLQRLMNAIKLVYASVFSPTARAYIKAMNLRVEDEKMAVIIQEVVGNKFENYYYPHISGVAQSHNYYPFGHINPDDGFANIAIGLGKHVVEGGRSYRFCPKYPTLVNYTMEDLIKNSQVDFLAVDLSKCDYDLLTGDEAGLARLDLYEAERHGTLKHCASVYSSENSSLIPGIGQSGPRVVNFANILKYSYVPLSQTIDVLLDIVEEALGAPCEIEFAVDLNRDVNFRSSFFLLQIKPLMASAQEYRLDINTIDRAEAILLSNNAMGNGHLTNIEDIVYIRREAFNKAMTLEMASEVEWLNNTLEDEGRKYILIGPGRWGTRDRWIGIPVAWSQICNAKVIVETSFEDFPLDASYGSHFFHNVISMNVGYCSVPNGDSFSRIDWELLDSLPAVNETTFFRHVRFPKPLDVKMDGTQRLIVVTSKV
- a CDS encoding caspase family protein, with translation MRRLNLLLICFAIAISSLNANAQFSSEVRLANVDLNYTNDKVQVLYKLINGKETDRYVVWVEFYNEKNQKLDAKTLQGDINLVVKGIGEKKITWDAKADGLVLNEKITARVCAKLIPDASIGKAFAYSTLFPGAGDYQFKHGKPYWLKGALAYGLIGGSIATYSMSNSAYDRYLNSNLPHTEDPNYKTAQQYRQISLIMAGAGAAMWLLDYAGIISKASKHKNIKPQSVITDNGYRLYAATSPAKPINTRSLPPNLFADLEFIDDNRNGILENREGAKLKITLSNHGGGDAMLLEVNVASNVTDKSLKIGNASQRINVLRPKESKEIIIPITTDIDLKTATHRLAINVSEHYGYDMEPAYLVLNTYAYQPPQFSISGYEIIDAGIGTMAIKSDGKLQAGEQVKVKLVVQNTGQGVANNAVYTITTTDPNIFLEDVNGKLGDIQPGEVKEIYFTLSPNRRVTIKENLPIFLSIVEDIGRGNLKNKQLPIALDQTPPKPNIVEVKSDVESLRKSVARFEYTSNKFRANIANVVNISTVAPSQTKRPNSVGIVIGVANYKELPPAPYADNDAKIMKNYFEKVLGVEQVLLFTNEQVAGFFFDDIFNPDIGELRKAIVKGETEVFVFYSGHGVPDKEGKNIYLFPSDGRIARLETQGYNIEKLYENLSKLGAKHVTVILDACFSGASRSSVKVATENLIAQKGVKVRPKNTWLSDPGFTVITSSTGEETSLGFDESETGLFTYYLAAGLQGAADANGDKVITLGELREYVVNNVKETSTKILGTQTPMFHGDDNLVMAIY